A single window of Micrococcaceae bacterium Sec5.1 DNA harbors:
- the ftsX gene encoding permease-like cell division protein FtsX yields MRLLFILGEIGSGLRRNLSMVISVVLVTFVSLTFVGAAGMLQMQINQMKGYWYDKVQVAVFLCNDGSTAVGCASGPATKEQQANLQAMLESPAVKQYINDFQFESQAEAYKHFKEQFSNSPIVDSVSEDQLPASFRINMKNPEKYQIISETFSSQPGVETVSDQRQVLERIFSWMNGASVAAMGVAAVMIFCAVLLITTTIRLSAFSRRRETGIMRLVGASKTVIQLPFILEGVIAAVVGALLASVTLWLMAHFWLNGDLSRQFLNTPFISSTQVLVIAPVLIALGGGLAGISSLLTLRRYLKV; encoded by the coding sequence GTGAGGCTCCTTTTCATCCTCGGGGAAATCGGCAGCGGCCTGCGCCGCAACCTGTCCATGGTGATCTCGGTCGTCTTGGTGACGTTTGTATCCCTGACGTTCGTTGGCGCAGCCGGAATGCTGCAGATGCAGATCAACCAGATGAAGGGCTACTGGTACGACAAAGTCCAGGTTGCGGTCTTCCTCTGTAACGACGGCTCGACGGCGGTTGGGTGCGCCTCGGGGCCGGCCACCAAGGAACAGCAGGCCAATCTGCAGGCAATGTTGGAGTCTCCTGCCGTCAAGCAGTACATCAACGACTTCCAATTCGAATCCCAAGCCGAGGCCTACAAGCACTTCAAAGAGCAGTTCTCGAATTCGCCGATTGTTGATTCCGTGTCCGAGGACCAGTTGCCTGCGTCGTTCCGTATCAACATGAAGAACCCCGAGAAGTACCAGATCATCAGCGAAACATTTTCCTCGCAACCGGGCGTTGAGACGGTGAGTGACCAGCGTCAGGTATTGGAGCGGATCTTCTCCTGGATGAACGGCGCTTCTGTGGCCGCGATGGGTGTGGCCGCGGTGATGATCTTCTGCGCGGTGCTGCTGATAACCACCACGATCCGGCTGTCGGCGTTCAGCCGGCGTCGGGAAACGGGGATCATGCGCTTGGTGGGCGCCTCCAAGACAGTCATCCAGTTGCCGTTCATCTTGGAGGGCGTGATCGCCGCTGTTGTCGGGGCGTTGTTGGCCTCCGTGACGCTGTGGCTAATGGCACACTTTTGGCTCAACGGTGATCTGTCCAGGCAATTCCTTAACACTCCCTTCATCTCATCGACGCAGGTCCTGGTGATCGCACCGGTGCTGATTGCGCTCGGCGGTGGTTTGGCCGGGATATCCTCCTTGTTGACCCTCCGGCGTTACTTGAAGGTTTAG
- the ftsE gene encoding cell division ATP-binding protein FtsE produces MIRFENVTKVYEQNARPALDSVSLEINRGEFTFLVGASGSGKSTFLRLILKEDKASSGSVYVAGQNVANISSWRVPKLRRGIGVVFQDFRLLPQKNVFANVAFAMQVIGKSRSIIRETVPEVLKTVGLEGKEKRMPHELSGGEQQRVAIARAVVNRPGILLADEPTGNLDPITSMGIMGVLDKINQNGTTVVMATHDDDIVNEMRRRVVELKNGKVIRDEAKALYTSMIPVVGESRRLKDASGEELNRAQGAQL; encoded by the coding sequence ATGATCAGATTTGAGAATGTCACCAAGGTCTACGAGCAGAATGCCCGACCGGCGCTCGATTCTGTCAGCCTTGAGATCAACCGCGGTGAATTCACCTTCCTGGTGGGCGCCTCAGGCTCAGGAAAATCCACCTTCCTGAGATTGATCCTGAAGGAAGACAAAGCATCCTCAGGTTCGGTTTACGTTGCCGGCCAGAACGTGGCCAACATCTCGAGCTGGCGAGTGCCCAAGCTTCGCAGGGGTATCGGTGTGGTCTTCCAGGATTTCCGTCTCCTCCCGCAGAAGAACGTCTTCGCGAACGTAGCCTTTGCCATGCAGGTCATCGGCAAGAGCCGCTCCATCATCCGGGAGACGGTTCCTGAGGTATTGAAGACCGTTGGCCTTGAGGGCAAAGAAAAGCGGATGCCTCACGAACTTTCAGGCGGCGAGCAGCAGCGTGTGGCGATTGCCCGCGCCGTCGTCAATCGCCCAGGCATTCTCCTTGCGGACGAACCCACCGGGAACCTTGACCCCATTACGTCCATGGGAATCATGGGAGTTTTGGACAAGATTAACCAGAACGGCACCACTGTGGTCATGGCTACCCACGACGACGACATCGTTAACGAAATGCGCCGCCGCGTGGTGGAGCTCAAGAATGGCAAGGTCATCCGTGACGAAGCGAAGGCACTGTACACGTCCATGATTCCGGTTGTGGGTGAATCGCGGCGGCTGAAGGACGCCAGTGGCGAGGAACTCAACCGCGCGCAGGGGGCACAGCTGTGA
- the prfB gene encoding peptide chain release factor 2, producing MAEIDFPAEIRALRATYSSIENVTDIDALKAEIAELSEQAGAPDLWDDPASAQVVTSRLSHRQAEVERLSKLASRIDDLEVLVELGQDEGDEASMAEAAKELASIRKALAELEIVTLLSGEYDEREAVVTIRAGAGGVDAADFAEMLMRMYLRWAERHGYPTTVMDTSYAEEAGLKSATFEVKAPYAFGTLSVEAGTHRLVRISPFDNQGRRQTSFAAVEVIPLIEQTDSIEIPDNEIRVDVFRSSGPGGQSVNTTDSAVRLTHIPTGIVVSMQNEKSQLQNRAAALRVLQSRLLLVKKEQQDAEKKALAGDVKASWGDQMRSYVLNPYQMVKDLRTEHEVGNTSAVLDGDIDDFIDAGIRWRTGNRNAAN from the coding sequence ATGGCTGAGATTGATTTTCCCGCAGAAATCCGCGCGCTTCGCGCCACTTACAGTTCCATCGAGAACGTCACCGATATTGATGCCTTGAAGGCAGAAATCGCCGAATTGAGTGAGCAGGCTGGCGCGCCGGACCTTTGGGATGACCCCGCATCGGCGCAAGTTGTCACTTCGCGTTTGTCCCACCGGCAAGCTGAAGTGGAGCGGTTGTCCAAGCTTGCCTCCCGGATAGACGACCTCGAAGTACTGGTGGAGCTCGGCCAGGATGAGGGCGACGAAGCCTCAATGGCCGAGGCCGCGAAAGAACTTGCTTCTATTCGCAAAGCCCTCGCCGAGCTCGAAATCGTCACCCTGTTGTCCGGCGAGTACGACGAACGGGAAGCCGTAGTGACCATCAGGGCAGGAGCAGGTGGTGTTGACGCTGCCGACTTCGCCGAGATGCTGATGCGTATGTACCTGCGGTGGGCGGAGCGTCATGGTTACCCCACCACCGTCATGGACACGTCCTATGCTGAAGAAGCAGGCCTGAAGTCCGCCACGTTCGAGGTCAAGGCGCCGTACGCTTTCGGCACCCTGAGTGTCGAGGCGGGCACACACCGCCTGGTCCGTATCAGTCCTTTTGACAACCAGGGCCGACGGCAGACGTCGTTCGCCGCCGTTGAGGTCATCCCGCTGATTGAACAGACCGACTCCATCGAGATTCCGGACAACGAAATCCGCGTTGATGTCTTCCGGTCCTCTGGACCAGGTGGCCAGTCCGTCAACACCACGGACTCCGCCGTGCGCTTGACACACATTCCCACGGGGATCGTCGTTTCAATGCAGAACGAAAAGTCGCAGCTTCAAAACAGGGCAGCGGCCCTGCGTGTGCTCCAGTCGCGGTTGCTGCTTGTTAAGAAGGAACAGCAGGACGCTGAAAAGAAGGCCTTGGCAGGTGATGTCAAGGCATCCTGGGGTGACCAGATGCGCTCCTATGTGCTCAATCCTTACCAGATGGTCAAGGACCTCCGCACGGAACACGAAGTAGGCAACACTTCGGCTGTTCTGGACGGCGACATCGATGACTTCATCGACGCCGGTATCCGTTGGCGCACCGGCAACCGCAACGCTGCCAACTAG